From a single Candidatus Thorarchaeota archaeon genomic region:
- a CDS encoding RimK family alpha-L-glutamate ligase: MLLSISYHENVNNWATKSLIEAMKAKGHEVKPIRLPDVAAEIPSKFTHLEDEDISDIAGMIVRTVGFGNSDQITYRISLLEHFEMSGIYVMNPAYSFRRAKDKYATLTALHKAGILVPRTYIGENLEAAINFVDEVGDVIIKPLIGSRGLGAIHAEHKELTYRAMKFIHQLGQVLYIQELVEKPNRDVRAFVIGDQVVGSMYRYLPEGTDGEWRTNVHGGGRAEYTQLSEEYEECAIKTAEVMGLDYTGVDIIESKDGPCVIEANAAPSWSALSRVTGLDIAGMIVDRLIEKSKK, translated from the coding sequence ATGCTCCTAAGTATATCCTACCATGAGAATGTAAACAACTGGGCGACAAAGAGCCTCATCGAGGCAATGAAGGCAAAAGGTCACGAGGTCAAACCGATTCGTCTTCCAGATGTCGCGGCCGAGATTCCAAGCAAGTTCACGCACTTGGAGGATGAGGACATATCTGATATTGCAGGAATGATCGTTCGAACGGTGGGTTTTGGAAACAGCGACCAGATCACGTATAGGATCAGTCTATTGGAACATTTTGAGATGTCGGGAATCTATGTCATGAATCCCGCCTATTCATTTCGACGGGCAAAAGACAAGTATGCAACACTGACAGCTCTGCATAAGGCAGGTATCCTCGTGCCACGAACATACATCGGCGAAAATCTAGAGGCCGCAATTAATTTTGTGGACGAGGTTGGTGATGTCATCATCAAGCCGCTCATTGGCTCTAGAGGACTTGGTGCAATCCATGCAGAGCACAAAGAGCTCACTTATCGGGCAATGAAATTTATCCATCAGCTTGGTCAGGTCCTGTATATTCAAGAATTGGTCGAGAAACCAAATCGTGATGTCCGTGCATTTGTAATTGGGGATCAGGTGGTGGGCTCCATGTATCGCTATCTTCCTGAGGGGACTGATGGCGAGTGGAGAACCAATGTTCATGGCGGTGGGCGTGCAGAATATACTCAACTGAGTGAGGAGTATGAAGAGTGCGCCATCAAGACCGCCGAGGTCATGGGCCTTGATTATACAGGGGTGGATATAATCGAATCAAAAGATGGGCCATGTGTCATAGAGGCGAACGCTGCACCATCATGGAGTGCTCTGTCCAGAGTGACAGGTCTTGATATTGCTGGTATGATCGTTGACAGACTGATTGAGAAGAGCAAGAAATAG
- the psmA gene encoding archaeal proteasome endopeptidase complex subunit alpha, with protein MFRTQSMEYDRAITVFSPEGRLYQVEYATEAVRHGPLAVGVKAVDGVVLAGEKRAPHPLVDVTTLKKILLIDDHVGTAIAGLHADARKLIDNARVQAQINRLSYDEPISIRSLVVDICDIKQQYTQFGGVRPFGVSLLVGGVDDGGPQLFTTDPSGSFWGWKATAIGKESDAVRDFFNDEYKNDLTIDGAMKLALRGLLKTAGEKADINPAEKARLVEIGKIDTTDKVFRILPYDETKALIEALLAE; from the coding sequence ATGTTTCGCACGCAGAGTATGGAATATGACAGAGCAATTACAGTATTCTCACCAGAGGGCCGACTCTATCAGGTAGAGTATGCGACCGAGGCTGTACGCCACGGGCCACTGGCTGTTGGCGTCAAGGCTGTCGATGGCGTTGTTCTTGCCGGTGAGAAGCGTGCGCCGCATCCGCTCGTTGATGTTACCACGTTAAAGAAGATCCTGCTCATTGATGACCATGTTGGAACAGCAATTGCGGGTCTTCATGCAGATGCCCGGAAGCTTATTGATAATGCGCGAGTACAGGCTCAGATCAACCGACTGAGTTATGATGAACCGATCTCGATTCGCTCACTGGTTGTAGACATCTGTGACATCAAGCAACAGTACACACAGTTCGGTGGTGTGCGACCTTTTGGGGTCTCGCTCCTTGTTGGTGGTGTCGATGATGGTGGCCCGCAACTCTTTACAACTGACCCATCAGGTTCATTCTGGGGTTGGAAGGCGACTGCCATTGGTAAAGAGTCAGATGCGGTCCGTGACTTTTTCAACGACGAGTACAAGAACGACCTCACAATAGATGGAGCTATGAAGCTCGCTTTGAGAGGGCTGCTCAAGACCGCTGGCGAGAAGGCAGATATCAATCCCGCCGAAAAGGCAAGACTTGTCGAGATTGGAAAGATCGATACTACCGACAAGGTATTTCGCATCCTCCCATACGACGAGACCAAGGCGCTCATTGAAGCTCTTCTTGCAGAGTAA
- a CDS encoding radical SAM protein, whose protein sequence is MRVSSILDISLVDIPGVPATVIFTGGCNFNCPYCQNASLIPLDAGEERTISSIIQETHGFLSEGYCITGGEPTIHSSLPELLKALRATGTKHINLNTQGSVPAVLEKCIPYLDSVWFDLKAAPERYQEVTRARSNPWPHVRESFEKLLASKVQLWPRTTYVGGLNNPADIDAIFKFLVEVGFKGEYLIQNYIPSEGVRPEEAKQLSKANRAEIEEAIAEPPAGISVRLDWR, encoded by the coding sequence ATGAGAGTAAGCTCGATTTTAGATATCAGTCTTGTTGACATTCCCGGTGTCCCTGCAACGGTGATCTTCACGGGCGGTTGTAACTTCAATTGCCCATACTGTCAGAACGCCTCATTGATACCCCTTGATGCAGGGGAAGAACGAACGATCTCCTCAATCATCCAAGAAACGCACGGATTTCTCTCTGAGGGTTATTGTATAACTGGTGGGGAGCCAACAATTCATTCATCGCTACCAGAGTTACTCAAGGCCCTTCGAGCAACAGGTACAAAACATATCAATCTGAACACCCAAGGTTCAGTACCCGCCGTCTTGGAAAAATGCATTCCGTATCTGGACTCTGTATGGTTCGATCTCAAGGCCGCTCCTGAGAGATACCAAGAAGTGACACGCGCAAGATCGAATCCTTGGCCGCACGTGAGAGAGAGCTTTGAGAAACTACTTGCATCGAAGGTGCAGTTGTGGCCGCGGACCACGTACGTTGGAGGTCTCAACAATCCCGCAGACATAGATGCCATCTTCAAGTTCCTCGTCGAGGTCGGCTTCAAGGGAGAGTATCTCATACAGAATTACATTCCATCAGAGGGGGTCCGTCCGGAAGAGGCCAAACAACTCTCTAAAGCGAATCGCGCAGAAATCGAAGAGGCAATCGCGGAACCACCCGCGGGGATCAGTGTACGACTCGACTGGCGCTAA
- a CDS encoding PAS domain S-box protein yields MDPPLLQAITDGSNEAIAVIDVRQSVIYVNGRFCILFGIQPSDIIGRPLNTLSDLAPIIERITNDMDSQREFPSRSIINFSAKDLNKHDSYLVHLDYVSISGAIYCIIRLNESLPVQSSLLQPDLDFAWLLESLMDGVVIVNEKGEFRYVNSAFCEMLERTSDDLIGKRWVDFTSYPDDDIIYEKVALRRAGEAERYEIEWTLPDSTYLSTYVSAAPYYDKNGSFKGSIGVVTEITDLKEHENALKFYINLLTHDIPNQLQVVLTAAGLLDAELPSSYIDEARVTITEAIERCNRLIVKVKRAAKMRDIPIREIDLAQVLKEKIRVVERVYQAKVHLDNFKSSINVLANTLLGELIWNLLENAARHNPKTDRHIWIRGQVVNEYFSVSIEDNGPGISDAKKEILFDTTRRTGGVGLTLVDRMVRECGGWIEVHDRVEGRPDQGSKFVMYLPLAE; encoded by the coding sequence GTGGACCCCCCTTTGCTCCAAGCAATTACTGATGGCTCGAATGAGGCCATAGCAGTCATTGATGTTCGGCAGAGTGTGATCTATGTCAATGGTCGATTCTGTATTCTCTTTGGCATTCAACCTTCAGACATTATCGGAAGGCCACTGAACACCCTGAGTGATCTTGCACCAATTATAGAGAGAATCACAAACGACATGGACTCACAGAGAGAATTCCCTTCACGGTCCATCATCAACTTCTCGGCAAAAGACCTGAACAAACATGACTCATATCTGGTCCATCTAGACTATGTCAGTATTTCTGGTGCGATTTATTGTATTATTAGACTCAATGAGTCATTACCAGTTCAGTCATCACTCCTTCAACCAGACCTAGACTTTGCATGGCTCTTGGAGAGCCTTATGGATGGGGTTGTAATAGTCAACGAAAAAGGAGAATTTCGATACGTCAACTCAGCCTTTTGTGAGATGCTCGAACGAACCTCTGATGATCTGATCGGGAAGCGGTGGGTGGATTTCACATCCTATCCTGATGATGATATTATTTACGAGAAGGTTGCACTTCGTCGCGCCGGGGAAGCAGAACGCTATGAGATTGAATGGACTCTCCCAGATTCGACGTATCTATCCACATATGTATCTGCCGCACCGTATTATGACAAGAATGGATCATTCAAGGGCTCGATTGGTGTAGTGACAGAGATCACCGACCTCAAAGAACATGAGAACGCTCTGAAATTTTATATTAATCTTCTCACTCACGATATTCCCAATCAACTGCAAGTCGTTCTTACTGCAGCTGGTCTACTTGATGCGGAGCTTCCTTCATCGTACATTGATGAGGCGAGGGTCACCATCACTGAGGCCATTGAACGATGCAATCGCCTAATCGTGAAGGTCAAGCGTGCAGCCAAGATGCGCGACATTCCAATTCGTGAGATAGATCTCGCGCAGGTCCTTAAAGAAAAGATTCGCGTGGTCGAGAGAGTCTATCAGGCAAAGGTGCACCTCGATAATTTTAAGAGTTCAATCAATGTTCTGGCCAATACACTACTTGGAGAACTGATCTGGAATCTGCTAGAGAATGCCGCACGTCATAATCCGAAGACGGATCGCCACATCTGGATTCGTGGACAGGTCGTAAACGAGTACTTCTCAGTATCCATCGAAGACAATGGCCCCGGCATTAGTGATGCGAAAAAGGAGATTCTATTCGACACGACACGACGAACAGGAGGCGTAGGTCTCACTCTTGTGGATCGCATGGTTCGTGAATGCGGAGGATGGATTGAAGTCCATGACCGCGTAGAGGGTCGCCCCGATCAGGGGTCGAAATTTGTCATGTATCTCCCACTAGCTGAATGA
- a CDS encoding sulfurtransferase TusA family protein — MTDEPAETIDCIGLYCPQPLFLTRESIDEIEVGEILEVLADDPAAEEDLKRFAKRTGHEIVKYELLEDGVHRFLIRRTK, encoded by the coding sequence ATGACGGACGAGCCTGCTGAGACGATCGATTGTATTGGACTGTACTGCCCACAGCCTCTGTTCTTGACAAGAGAATCCATTGATGAGATAGAGGTGGGTGAGATACTCGAAGTGCTAGCTGATGATCCTGCCGCTGAAGAGGACCTGAAGAGGTTTGCAAAGCGAACAGGGCATGAGATAGTAAAGTACGAGCTTCTCGAGGACGGCGTTCACAGATTCCTAATCCGCAGAACGAAATAA
- a CDS encoding DsrE family protein — MKSILYVQTSNDPERQYSPLVLAQSAKMMDIDAKVYYLGQALQVLTPEASRSVKIGTFPNLDEMLTKTLEMGIEIYVCEASKRMLGWDAVTLREGLKIVGAATLNDLVLEADATMWF, encoded by the coding sequence GTGAAGAGCATTCTGTATGTGCAGACAAGTAATGATCCGGAGAGACAGTACTCTCCACTTGTACTTGCACAATCCGCCAAGATGATGGATATCGATGCGAAGGTATACTATCTTGGCCAAGCGTTACAAGTATTGACCCCAGAGGCCAGCAGATCCGTAAAGATTGGAACATTTCCGAACCTAGATGAGATGCTGACAAAGACTCTTGAAATGGGTATTGAAATCTACGTCTGTGAGGCATCTAAGCGAATGTTGGGGTGGGATGCTGTCACACTGAGAGAAGGTCTCAAGATCGTTGGGGCTGCAACGCTCAATGACCTAGTGCTTGAGGCCGATGCCACAATGTGGTTTTAG
- a CDS encoding cysteine desulfurase has translation MKNIYLDYQSAKPVDPRVIEEMIPYFSEHYGNPSALHSVGDVATEALEKSRQEIAKFINADPDEIIFTSGATESNNMALIGYALRNKRKGNHIIISEIEHISIHNIAKYLTANGFEVSKVPVDQYGRVNPSKIERRIRDDTILISVGYASNEIGTIQKIREIGVIADARGVAFHTDAVAAEGLVDIDVRRDGINLMSLSSNDIYGPRGLGVLYMQKRYRVNPLIIGGGQERGLRSGSENIPAIVGMSVAAQIAKHEMADEVKRLQGYRDRMIREILETIPDSHLNGHPTERLASNAHFRFDGIEGESILLSFKDRGIAVSTGSACSSKTLEPSHTLIATGLIHEEAHGSLQLTTGRFTTSDDVDQVLEVIPEIVARLRELSPLYRPRGR, from the coding sequence ATGAAGAACATATACTTGGACTATCAATCAGCAAAACCTGTTGACCCGCGTGTTATAGAAGAGATGATTCCCTACTTCTCAGAGCACTACGGAAATCCCTCTGCCTTACATAGTGTGGGCGATGTGGCCACAGAGGCTCTTGAGAAGAGTCGTCAGGAGATTGCAAAGTTCATCAATGCTGATCCTGATGAGATTATCTTTACCTCAGGTGCAACCGAGTCCAATAATATGGCGTTGATAGGCTATGCTCTCAGAAATAAACGAAAAGGCAACCATATCATCATCTCGGAGATTGAACATATATCGATTCATAACATTGCAAAATATCTGACCGCGAATGGGTTCGAGGTCTCCAAAGTTCCAGTGGATCAATATGGACGTGTCAACCCATCAAAAATTGAGAGACGAATACGTGATGATACGATCCTGATCTCTGTTGGTTATGCCAGCAACGAGATTGGTACCATCCAGAAGATTCGAGAGATAGGCGTGATTGCAGACGCGAGAGGGGTGGCGTTTCATACGGATGCTGTAGCGGCCGAGGGTCTTGTTGACATCGATGTGCGGAGGGATGGCATTAATCTGATGTCGCTCAGCTCTAATGATATCTATGGTCCTAGAGGTCTTGGCGTTCTCTATATGCAAAAGAGATACCGGGTCAACCCTCTCATCATTGGGGGCGGCCAGGAACGCGGTCTCAGATCCGGTTCTGAGAATATTCCTGCAATTGTTGGAATGAGCGTAGCAGCACAGATCGCAAAGCATGAGATGGCAGATGAGGTCAAAAGACTACAGGGTTACCGTGATCGGATGATTCGAGAGATTCTTGAGACGATTCCTGATAGTCATCTTAATGGACATCCTACCGAGCGATTGGCAAGCAATGCCCATTTCCGATTTGATGGTATAGAGGGAGAGTCGATTTTATTGTCCTTCAAGGATAGAGGGATTGCAGTGTCAACAGGTTCTGCATGTTCATCCAAGACGTTGGAGCCATCACATACGCTCATAGCAACAGGTCTCATCCACGAAGAGGCCCATGGTTCGTTACAGCTTACGACTGGAAGATTCACAACAAGTGATGATGTTGATCAAGTTCTAGAAGTGATACCCGAGATAGTGGCAAGACTTCGAGAACTCTCTCCATTATACAGGCCAAGGGGAAGATGA
- a CDS encoding AsnC family transcriptional regulator, translated as MSRKKPLDDLDLQILSALDQLGGKASAELLAQILNRSARTIRYRLSKLKEDGYLGFLYAQTHDRKLGLGDALICLDLAPSVANIGSLFRDIPLFYIYGSTYGQYNGHLAHLTYPINEGDVPEKISRALLEQGLIKAYSIVEIMDIFFTSGQVERLDVHGGWKWDWHEWAAECDKVVEEKTSIDLNFEFHPTRAKFDAKDIAILSYLKVDAAKTLKELGTEIGLSQTQVNKRIKRMVNDGIIKGYKWTTEPQENPLSIYLFFETNGPSDPLLTCLVNLPFPKEMVAESPKSYVFRLILYASDLANFLRGLDKIRGEFKSYSIQIVHHFHSIQMGRFFSYYNVDSNDWDVDIDEYFRIIEDFRV; from the coding sequence ATGTCACGTAAGAAACCATTAGACGATCTTGATTTGCAGATATTATCAGCATTGGATCAACTGGGGGGAAAAGCGTCCGCGGAACTCTTGGCACAGATATTAAATCGTTCAGCAAGGACTATCAGATACCGCCTGAGCAAACTAAAAGAGGATGGGTATCTGGGTTTTCTCTATGCGCAGACCCATGATCGAAAATTAGGACTTGGTGATGCGTTAATCTGTCTTGATCTAGCACCTAGTGTTGCAAATATCGGTTCTCTCTTTCGTGACATCCCATTATTCTATATCTATGGTTCAACCTATGGGCAATATAATGGGCACCTTGCTCATCTGACATATCCAATAAATGAGGGCGATGTGCCTGAAAAAATCAGTAGGGCCTTACTCGAGCAAGGGTTGATCAAAGCGTACTCAATCGTCGAGATCATGGACATTTTTTTCACATCAGGCCAAGTGGAACGACTTGATGTTCATGGTGGCTGGAAATGGGACTGGCATGAATGGGCCGCCGAATGTGATAAAGTAGTAGAGGAGAAAACCTCCATTGATCTGAATTTCGAGTTCCATCCCACTCGTGCAAAATTTGATGCGAAAGATATTGCCATTCTCAGTTATCTAAAGGTTGATGCTGCCAAGACCCTAAAGGAGCTGGGAACCGAGATCGGTCTCTCACAGACCCAAGTGAATAAACGGATCAAACGAATGGTCAATGACGGGATCATTAAGGGATATAAATGGACGACTGAACCACAAGAGAATCCTCTCTCAATCTATTTATTTTTCGAGACAAATGGCCCTAGTGACCCCCTACTAACATGTCTGGTCAACTTGCCATTTCCGAAAGAGATGGTGGCAGAATCTCCAAAATCATATGTATTCAGGTTAATCTTATACGCCTCTGATCTCGCCAACTTCTTGCGGGGCCTCGATAAGATCCGAGGGGAGTTCAAATCATATAGTATTCAAATTGTACATCATTTTCATTCTATACAAATGGGTCGCTTCTTTTCGTACTACAATGTGGATAGCAATGACTGGGACGTGGACATCGACGAATACTTCAGAATAATTGAGGACTTTCGCGTTTAA
- a CDS encoding MarR family transcriptional regulator, whose translation MLTTSDLPRSALIVLDSLKSQGPLSPKQIASQAKLPPRTVSFALKKLIRINLCRKVPNLRDMRQPLYHLDRDRFRELQQMIDQLRIEAGILSRAF comes from the coding sequence ATGCTCACGACTAGCGATCTACCCAGAAGCGCGTTAATTGTTCTTGACAGCCTAAAATCCCAAGGGCCTCTGAGCCCTAAGCAAATCGCATCACAGGCCAAATTGCCACCACGCACCGTGTCATTTGCCCTAAAAAAACTGATTCGAATCAATCTCTGCCGGAAGGTACCTAACCTACGAGATATGCGCCAGCCGCTCTATCATCTTGATCGTGATCGATTCAGAGAACTTCAACAGATGATCGATCAGCTCCGTATAGAAGCAGGTATTCTGTCTAGAGCATTTTGA
- a CDS encoding DUF3782 domain-containing protein — translation MGSNESSIPASQIEAHLRKVLPDILREITIVYSPEELVTKKEFQEALQLMQERFEAMDKRFEEIIDLMDKRFEAVDKRFEEIIDLMDKRFEAVDKRFEAVDKRFEEIIDQMAKRAEAVDKRFEDMNRRFEEMNRHFEAMVAGLQKGFDSLRRDVSTISTRFGIRLEDIFREVFREALLSEDLDPEKIRRLDVLDEKGVVVPPGEVTDIDMMVHDSQCVFVEVKSHMDMHDIWKFIKTVELAEMQEGVKATKLVAVTLDISPRDRIKAEKLGIRVITSDAGPH, via the coding sequence ATGGGATCAAATGAATCAAGCATTCCTGCGTCTCAAATCGAGGCGCACCTTCGCAAAGTACTTCCAGATATCCTTAGAGAGATCACTATAGTGTATTCACCTGAAGAGCTTGTCACCAAGAAAGAGTTTCAAGAAGCACTCCAATTGATGCAAGAACGCTTTGAAGCAATGGACAAACGCTTTGAAGAGATCATTGATTTAATGGACAAGCGCTTTGAGGCCGTCGATAAACGCTTTGAAGAGATCATTGATTTAATGGACAAGCGCTTTGAGGCCGTCGATAAACGCTTTGAGGCCGTCGATAAACGCTTTGAAGAGATCATTGACCAGATGGCTAAACGTGCTGAGGCCGTCGATAAACGCTTTGAAGATATGAACAGACGCTTCGAAGAAATGAATCGCCACTTCGAAGCGATGGTAGCGGGACTGCAAAAGGGCTTCGACTCGCTCCGGAGAGATGTATCTACAATCTCCACTAGATTTGGGATTCGCCTTGAAGACATCTTTCGTGAAGTCTTTCGAGAGGCATTGCTGAGCGAGGATCTGGATCCCGAAAAAATACGCCGACTGGATGTCCTCGATGAGAAAGGAGTGGTCGTTCCACCAGGAGAAGTGACCGATATTGACATGATGGTTCACGACTCCCAATGCGTCTTTGTGGAGGTCAAGTCCCACATGGATATGCATGACATATGGAAGTTCATCAAGACTGTGGAACTGGCCGAGATGCAGGAGGGAGTCAAGGCGACGAAGCTGGTGGCTGTGACCTTGGACATATCCCCACGTGACAGGATAAAGGCCGAGAAGTTAGGTATCCGAGTCATCACCTCTGATGCAGGTCCACACTGA
- a CDS encoding ABC transporter permease — protein MGLREYVIRRSIYMFLLIVAVVCFNFFLFRLPTFVLGVSPVDLMISEELRRNLTKEALQELYFRFGLVPDPDIFDWIYMFWRYVVNMFTGNFGRSFVSQKPVIDEIMERLPNTLLLMGTSSIVSIILGIWTGVKVAAEPGSTKDVGAVTVALFIYALPIFWLGLLLLMVFSFYLPNMTNGLISFPLGGTIDYQVWVAAKTDPFGGITVALNIVHHLILPMVALGVGGYGGYFLYMRNNLIDVMTEDYILTARAKGLDENQVLYKHGLKNALLPMVTIIAMTFGFLINGATLTETVFNWHGLGRYIFDSLFILDYPVVQAIFMIVAITAVLANFVADLLYGVLDPRIKYG, from the coding sequence TTGGGGCTCCGAGAATACGTTATCAGACGAAGCATCTACATGTTTCTGCTTATAGTTGCAGTCGTCTGTTTCAACTTCTTTCTCTTCAGACTCCCCACCTTTGTACTGGGTGTGAGCCCAGTTGACCTGATGATTAGTGAAGAACTGCGGCGCAACCTGACTAAGGAAGCACTGCAGGAGTTGTACTTCCGCTTCGGCCTTGTTCCGGACCCTGACATCTTTGACTGGATCTACATGTTCTGGCGATACGTCGTCAACATGTTTACCGGCAACTTTGGCAGGTCCTTTGTCAGCCAGAAGCCTGTGATTGATGAGATCATGGAGCGCCTACCCAATACACTTCTTCTGATGGGTACCTCCTCCATCGTTTCTATCATTCTTGGTATCTGGACTGGTGTCAAGGTCGCAGCTGAGCCCGGCTCTACCAAAGATGTTGGTGCAGTCACTGTTGCACTGTTCATCTATGCTCTACCTATCTTTTGGCTCGGTCTGCTCCTGTTGATGGTCTTCTCGTTCTATCTGCCGAACATGACTAATGGGTTAATCTCCTTCCCGCTCGGCGGGACTATAGACTACCAAGTCTGGGTTGCGGCAAAAACTGACCCGTTTGGCGGGATCACTGTAGCACTGAACATCGTGCACCATCTTATTCTCCCCATGGTTGCTCTTGGGGTTGGTGGGTACGGTGGTTATTTCCTCTACATGCGTAACAATCTCATTGATGTTATGACAGAGGACTACATTCTGACTGCCCGCGCTAAGGGTCTCGACGAGAATCAGGTCTTGTACAAACATGGTCTGAAGAACGCCTTATTGCCAATGGTCACAATCATAGCGATGACTTTCGGGTTCCTGATCAACGGTGCGACACTGACTGAAACGGTGTTTAACTGGCATGGACTCGGGAGATATATTTTCGACAGCCTGTTCATTCTGGATTACCCGGTGGTTCAGGCTATCTTCATGATCGTGGCTATTACGGCAGTACTTGCAAACTTCGTGGCCGACCTGCTCTATGGAGTACTCGACCCACGTATCAAGTACGGGTGA
- a CDS encoding MscL family protein: MENDEAILEELKAIRTLREPPPTPAPPKGFVNEFVDFLSRYKVLGLAVAFILGIYLGLLVQVLVDDLIMPVINLFIPDVPWEEITVYTFRIGHFVGELIPFIIVALVVFLLVKIASRMGIE, encoded by the coding sequence TTGGAAAATGATGAGGCTATACTAGAGGAGCTAAAGGCGATCAGGACACTGCGCGAACCACCACCGACGCCTGCACCACCTAAGGGATTCGTCAATGAATTTGTTGATTTTCTCTCCAGGTATAAGGTGCTCGGTCTTGCCGTGGCATTTATTCTTGGTATCTATCTTGGTCTGCTTGTTCAGGTTCTCGTTGATGACTTGATAATGCCTGTTATCAATCTCTTTATCCCTGATGTTCCATGGGAAGAGATCACGGTCTATACTTTCAGAATTGGGCATTTTGTTGGTGAGCTCATACCGTTCATCATTGTAGCACTTGTTGTCTTCCTATTAGTGAAAATTGCTTCACGAATGGGAATCGAGTAG
- a CDS encoding NAD(P)/FAD-dependent oxidoreductase, which translates to MTNKFDVTVIGGGPAGASTAIQCARMGMRVLLLERGQPDRHKPCGGVLPHVAEEIITDIIDDTIPDDVYDHPRELGLYYVPPSGRTNGGQVKNYRVINIDRDQFDSWLLTKAIMAGVKVQFGARFLYLQEEDHRIFYSTGTDISQVKTRVLVGADGVRSRVREEILPTIDTPMLLVGQQYLDINSRGDLEDHFYGFLREDLSPSYAYAIPKRRSLIIGVGVRPRHIPSLSDALHKFRLILTDEFSVQPVNPTAREVWAIPYGFFAPGADFAILVGDAAGLCNPLSGEGIRLAVESGEMAAAAIRDSDGPDLVERYSHDVKNIADFVASVQSFIDQLDDNGREQFVRDELARKY; encoded by the coding sequence TTGACGAATAAGTTCGATGTCACAGTCATCGGTGGCGGACCAGCAGGTGCCAGTACTGCAATCCAATGTGCCAGAATGGGTATGCGGGTCCTGCTCCTTGAGAGAGGTCAACCAGATCGGCACAAACCCTGTGGCGGAGTTCTACCACATGTTGCAGAGGAGATCATCACGGATATCATCGATGATACGATCCCAGACGATGTATATGATCACCCGCGCGAACTTGGTCTCTACTATGTGCCGCCAAGCGGTAGGACAAATGGCGGACAAGTGAAAAATTATCGGGTCATTAACATTGACCGCGATCAGTTTGACAGCTGGCTACTTACCAAGGCAATCATGGCCGGAGTCAAAGTACAATTCGGTGCACGTTTTCTCTACCTTCAGGAGGAAGACCACAGGATCTTCTATTCCACAGGCACGGATATTTCCCAGGTGAAGACTCGTGTCCTTGTAGGTGCGGATGGAGTCCGATCACGGGTACGTGAAGAGATACTTCCAACGATTGACACGCCCATGCTCCTTGTGGGCCAACAATATCTCGACATCAACTCACGTGGAGATCTCGAAGACCATTTCTATGGGTTTCTCCGCGAAGACCTCTCACCATCCTATGCCTATGCAATTCCCAAGAGGAGGTCGCTGATCATCGGAGTAGGAGTTCGGCCCAGACATATCCCATCACTAAGTGACGCACTACACAAGTTTAGACTTATCCTTACTGATGAGTTTAGCGTCCAACCTGTGAACCCAACAGCAAGAGAGGTATGGGCTATTCCATATGGATTCTTTGCCCCGGGAGCGGATTTTGCGATTTTAGTGGGAGACGCTGCAGGCCTCTGCAATCCACTCTCAGGGGAGGGAATCCGACTTGCAGTAGAATCTGGAGAGATGGCTGCGGCTGCAATCCGCGACTCGGATGGGCCCGATCTCGTTGAGAGATATTCCCACGATGTGAAAAACATAGCCGACTTTGTTGCAAGTGTACAATCGTTCATTGATCAACTGGACGACAATGGACGTGAACAATTTGTCAGGGATGAACTCGCCCGTAAATATTGA